In Plasmodium reichenowi strain SY57 chromosome 5, whole genome shotgun sequence, the following proteins share a genomic window:
- a CDS encoding kinase binding protein CGI-121, putative, with protein sequence MSTTKLHILDQQLDITLILFKNVVNSKDLLESYTKSMNDNICYINDFFLLLDSNLVYNENHILHSIYRAHHNFQSKKRITKNIFLEILFLLSPHENINECVKQYQIKNDSSSVIYVGINISKDLVDMFIKSVQGDQADFNELSFLHDKKKILENFKCDNMDNLERFIYHNIASKKINLS encoded by the exons atgagtACAACAAAATTACATATACTTGATCAACAACTAGATATCactttaattttatttaaaaatgttgTTAATTCAAAAGACCTATTAGAAAGTTATACAAAAAGTATGAATGATAAcatatgttatataaatgatttctttcttttattaGATAGTAATTTG GTTTACAATGAAAATCATATATTGCATAGTATTTATAGGGCTCATCATAATTTCCAATcgaaaaaaagaataacgaaaaatatttttctagAAATTCTTTTCCTTCTTTCACCTCATGAAAAT ATTAATGAGTGTGTAAAACaatatcaaataaaaaatgattcATCTTCTGTAATTTATGTGGGTATTAATATTTCCAAAGATcta gttgatatgtttataaaatCTGTTCAAGGAGATCAAGCTGATTTTAACGAATTGTCTTTCTTACatgataagaaaaaaattttagaaaattttaaatgtGATAATATGGACAATTTAGAGAgatttatttatcataatatagCTTCAAAGAAAATTAATTTGAGTTAA